Proteins from a single region of Hymenobacter aquaticus:
- a CDS encoding acyltransferase, whose amino-acid sequence MIYSFNGLVPVVHESAFVHPQAAVTGNVIIGRNVYIGPGAAIRGDWGQIIIEDNCNVQENCTVHMFPGTTTRLKEMAHIGHGAIIHGATVGRNVLVGMNAVLMDRVEIGDESIIGALSFIRADEVIPPRSLVVGNPHKIIRQVSDEMLRWKTEGTHVYMQLPADLHATLQPCEPLREIPADRAVQQASYQTWNERKTAS is encoded by the coding sequence ATGATCTACTCGTTTAACGGGCTTGTGCCGGTCGTGCACGAGTCGGCCTTCGTGCACCCGCAGGCGGCCGTCACCGGCAACGTCATCATCGGCCGCAACGTGTACATCGGGCCGGGTGCCGCCATTCGCGGCGACTGGGGCCAGATTATCATCGAGGACAACTGCAACGTGCAGGAAAACTGCACCGTCCATATGTTTCCCGGCACCACGACGCGGCTCAAGGAAATGGCCCACATCGGCCACGGCGCCATTATCCACGGGGCCACCGTGGGCCGCAACGTGCTGGTGGGCATGAACGCCGTGCTCATGGACCGGGTGGAAATTGGCGACGAAAGCATCATTGGGGCCTTGAGCTTTATCCGGGCCGACGAAGTCATTCCGCCCCGCAGCCTGGTGGTGGGCAATCCGCACAAAATTATCCGGCAGGTGAGCGACGAGATGCTGCGCTGGAAAACCGAAGGCACCCACGTCTACATGCAGCTCCCCGCCGATTTGCACGCCACCCTCCAGCCCTGCGAGCCCTTGCGCGAAATCCCCGCCGACCGCGCCGTGCAGCAAGCCAGCTACCAGACTTGGAATGAGCGCAAAACAGCTTCTTAG
- the pcaF gene encoding 3-oxoadipyl-CoA thiolase — MKQAYLVDGIRTPIGNFGGSLSSIRPDDMAALVIQELLRRNAGVDPAAVADVLLGCANQAGEDNRNVARMALLLAGLPTSVPGETVNRLCASGLSASIAAARAIQSGDGDLFISGGVESMTRAPYVMSKPSKAFGTDSEMYDSSFGWRFVNEKLEALYGTDAMGETAENLVDQYHISREDQDQFAYESHQRAGRARDSGRFREEIVAVPIPQRKGEPLLFAEDEFIKSETTLDVLAKLRPAFRKNGSVTAGNSSGLNDGAAALLWASEDGLKQHSLTPRARLVAMGVAGVEPRTMGIGPVPASQLALKKAGLTLDQMDIIEFNEAFAAQTLACVRGLGLEGSDPRINPNGGAIALGHPLGMSGARILNTAALELQKQNKRYALITMCVGVGQGYAAIIEKV; from the coding sequence ATGAAGCAAGCCTATCTAGTTGACGGAATCCGCACGCCCATCGGCAATTTCGGCGGCAGCCTGTCCAGCATCCGCCCCGACGATATGGCGGCCCTGGTCATTCAGGAGCTGCTCCGGCGCAATGCCGGCGTCGACCCGGCCGCCGTGGCCGATGTGCTGCTGGGCTGCGCCAACCAGGCCGGGGAAGACAACCGCAACGTGGCCCGCATGGCCTTGCTGCTGGCCGGCCTGCCCACCTCGGTGCCCGGCGAAACCGTCAACCGCCTCTGCGCCTCGGGCCTCTCGGCCAGCATTGCCGCGGCCCGCGCCATCCAGAGCGGCGACGGGGACCTGTTCATCTCCGGCGGCGTGGAAAGCATGACCCGCGCGCCCTACGTCATGTCCAAGCCCAGCAAGGCCTTCGGCACCGACTCGGAAATGTACGATTCGAGCTTCGGCTGGCGCTTTGTGAATGAGAAGCTGGAGGCCCTGTACGGCACCGACGCCATGGGCGAAACGGCCGAAAACCTGGTGGACCAGTACCACATCAGCCGCGAAGATCAGGACCAGTTTGCCTACGAGTCGCACCAGCGCGCCGGCCGGGCCCGGGACTCGGGCCGCTTCCGGGAGGAAATCGTGGCCGTGCCCATTCCCCAGCGCAAGGGTGAGCCACTGCTGTTTGCGGAGGATGAGTTTATTAAGTCGGAAACCACGCTCGACGTGCTGGCCAAGCTACGGCCCGCGTTTCGCAAGAACGGCTCGGTGACGGCCGGCAACTCCTCGGGCCTGAACGACGGCGCGGCGGCCTTGCTCTGGGCTTCGGAAGACGGCCTGAAGCAGCACAGCCTCACGCCCCGAGCCCGGTTAGTGGCTATGGGCGTAGCCGGTGTGGAGCCCCGCACGATGGGTATCGGGCCGGTGCCGGCCTCCCAGCTGGCGCTGAAGAAAGCTGGCCTCACGCTCGACCAGATGGACATTATCGAGTTCAACGAAGCCTTTGCTGCCCAAACGCTGGCCTGCGTGCGGGGTCTGGGCCTGGAAGGCTCCGACCCGCGCATCAACCCCAACGGCGGGGCCATTGCCCTGGGCCACCCGCTGGGCATGAGCGGGGCCCGCATCCTGAACACGGCCGCCCTGGAGCTGCAGAAGCAAAACAAGCGCTACGCCCTCATTACCATGTGCGTGGGCGTGGGTCAGGGCTACGCGGCCATCATCGAAAAGGTATGA